TCGAGAGATACCGGTTGCGGTCTCTTCTGAATCGAGTGCGACGATAATTCGGGCGCGTTGAACGAGTGCCGTCAACCGTTCCAGTTTCGGTTTCCCGACGATGTTATATGGGATAAGGATGTTGTCAACGTCCGCATCCACCATCACCTCTGCTTCGCCTAACTTCTGACAGGTGATACCTTGTGAACCCGCAGCGATTTGCAGTTTAGCGATTTCTGGTACCTTATGTGTCTTCGTATGGACGCGCAGTGGAATACCGAGTTGTTGACAGTGCTGTGCCATTCCGTCTATGTTCCGTTCAAGCACATCCAGATCTGCGACAAGTGTTGGTGTATCCAATTCGGTGATGTTCATTAGGTCCCTCGTGATGGTACTACATCAGATAAACTTCTGCGTTTATAGTAAATCCCATAATTATTTGCACACACGGTAACTCGTAGGGGCTGGGTTACCCAGCCCTACGAAGATGCGAAGTGTAAACACATTTTCCGATTTTACTATAATATACCCATTGTGCACTTTTCTGTCAAGTCGCTCGTGCCACAACGGCTGGACATTCAATTGTCCGTTTTTGGTGTTGTCCTTTTCGCAGGTGTTAATACTTCATATATGTTATGTTTTTTAAAAAATCCCAGAAAAATTCGCAGCCTGTCGCAGCCTGTCGCAGCGAATTCTAAAAAAAAAACGTCCAATCCAATAATTTCTTAAAATTGAATGACCTTGCACCACAGCGGTTTACCCTTGATATTTCCCCTGAAATTGTTATAATTACACTGTACGGGCGCGACACAATTTGAGGTATAGGCATAATTTTTTCTGAGGAGCATCTAAAAATTGAAACGATTAATTGTAGGAATAACAGGCGCGAGTGCAGGCATCTATGGAGTCCGCCTGCTTGAGGTTCTCACACAACATGAGGATATAGAGATACATCTGACGATTTCCGCATCCGGGGCACGGGCTTTATCGGAAGAACTTCAGATCGAAATAGACCTCGATAACTTTGAATTGGAATCGCTTATTGGCGTTTCTTCACCGCGGGTTATCTACCATCATGAATCGGACATCGCGGCACCGATTGCCAGTGGCTCTTTTCGGACTGAGGGAATGATTGTCGTGCCGTGTAGTATGGGAAGTATCGCTTCTATTGCCGGAGGTATCTCACGTAACCTTATCCAACGCGCGGCGGATGTGTGTATCAAGGAGCGACGTAAACTTGTACTTGTACCGCGCGAGACCCCGTTAAGTTCAATTCATTTAGAAAATATGCTCAAGTTATCACGTATAGGTGTCTGTGTGTTACCTGCGATGCCGGGATTTTACCACTTTCCAAAAGATGTGGATGATCTGCTCAACTTTGTTGTGACCAAAATCCTTGATCAGTTTGGGATAGATACAAAACTGATTCAGCGCTGGAAAGAATAGTTTTTTAACTTACCTTGCGGACGAATAACGTAGATTAGAACCTTGATGTGTCTGTCTCAAGAGTCGCCTGCGCCGTTGTTGCAGGCTTGGTTTTCTTAGTAATTTTCTTTCCATGGAGATACCACTTGCTGATGAGACACCCATGCAACAATACTGTTGCTTTTTAGATTAGGACTTACGCATGCTGCTCTTTTGTAGCATAGGAAACCGTTGGTCTCCTGTGCCAAGAGAACATCTGCGTTTTTTCCAAGCACTCCACTTAACACGGGCTGCTAAAATCAAAATTGCGTAAGTCCTATAGATGTAAGCATCTATTTTTCCGCTACTCGGCTGTGATGTCTCTGCCACAACCACCACAGCAATGCTGGAATAAGGTTTAGTACTGCCATTCCCCGTAAGATAGCCTCTACTTGAAACCGATCTAACAACGCACCAATGATCAGTGAACTGGCTCCACCCATGAGTGTAAAAAAGGCAAACTCAGCACCGAAGATGCGTCCTCGAATCTCGTTTGGAGCACGTTGGAGCAGCAATTGCGTTGAAAACACCCATGCGATGCCACCTCCGATGCTCCTGACGAACCCACCGAAAAGCACAGTCCCGAAATCAAGAAGGGGCGCGATGATAGCGATTCCGATCGCCGCAATCACATAACCGAAACTAATACTCATCCTGAGCGGTTTGTCTCGGTCTCCGGTCCAACGCCGAGCGAGAATCGGCCCAACCCCACTGCCGATGCCGTTCATACAGTACATCATCCCTAAACTGAGCGCGCCGCCAACCCCGATAACGAAATAATTTTTGGCGATTTCAACCAGTATGACCTGAACGCCAGTAGACATTAGAAGGGATATCGCCGCCTTATGCATCGCTATAAAAAGAATATCAGGGTGCTGAAACATATAGCGCAACGCCGTTACCTTCGCACGTCCGGGAGTTGCTGCCGTTTCGGAGGATGACCTGGGTAGCCTAATCTTCAGCAAGAGTCCTGCTGAAATAGCAAAGGTGAAACCATCAATAACGAAGGCTGTCTGGCTCCCAAAAAGCCCTGTTGTTAAGCCACCGATGGCAGCACCGACTGCCAGCATGACCGACCAGGTCGCAGCACCGAGCGTATTGGCAGTACCGAGTTCCTGTGGGGAGGTGATGTCTGGTAGGATTGCGCTCCGTGCGGGACTGAAGAAACCGCTTACGCCAAACAGAAGGACCGTGAGGGCATAAAGCAACCAGATATCGCTTGCGTCTCGTACGAAAAGAAAACCGAGAACAACGACAGCACGTACGAGATCAGTGATGATTAACAGATGCTTCCGGTTGTAGCGGTCGGCACATATCCCCGCGAGTGGAGAAATGACAAATGGTGCCAACATCCTAATTGTAAACAGAACGCCTAACGCGAGACCTGACCCAGTCAACTCAGCAATCAATATTGCAGAGGCGATGAGGTTGAACCAATCCCCAAGTAGGCTGACAACCTGTCCACCCCAGAGCCAACGGAAATTAGGATTCTGCCGCATTAGTTCAATATAGCCGATCGGTTTTTGTGGGTAACTGCTCGACGCATCCGTCTCTCGCTGTCGATCTATCGCAGACTTTATTGGGGTACGTTCCTGTTTAGACAATTACAGACCCCACCGCTCATTGATCGGTTTCTGGTAAACTTCAATATCTCCTGCTACTACCGCCTCATAGTCCACTGCTTGACCACATGCGTTGGATTCGTAAATTGCTTCGCAGATCGATTTTGCGCGGAGTCCGACTTCGGCATCAAGTTCGGGTGGACGCTTGTTCGCGATTGCATCTGCGAAATCGTAGCATTCCAGTACTACGCCATCGGTGAAATTGTGCGGGAAAAGCCTCGATTTTTCTTCATCTGATAGGCTTGCCATGTAATCAGCGATAAGGCTCTCCATACTATGGCGGGTCCCATCCTTGAGTACGACTTCCGCACCATCAAATGGACCGTGGAAGATGTCTCCATCGTCGAGCAAACACCCTTCACTCCCATAGTAGACGACGTGATTGAAGTTGTGTCCAATGGCTGCCCATGTACACGTCCAAAGTCCGATGACCCCGCTTTTGAAGTTGATGGTCGCTACCCATGTGTCCTCTTGTTCGTTCTTAACGATTTCGCCAGCCTTGGTAACTCGCAAGTCCTCGAACTGACAAACACGCGCATACACAGTACTCGGATCACCGAAGAGGTAGCGCAGCGTATCACAATAGTGTGCCCCGGAGTCCATGACCATACCACCGCCACCGAGCGTCAGGTCAAGTCGCCAGTGCCAATCGCTTTCCGGATTTGGTGCCCGATAACTGGCGTGCTGAGCGGAAAACGTCCATAAATCACCGAGCATCTGTTTTTCGTTCATCAACCATTCCGCTGTACGGCGACTCGGCATCCGGCGAATATTCTCAGCGGTTGCAGCAATTTTGTTATTGGCTTTTGCGGCGTTAATAATCGCATGGGTCGCTTTGACGGTAACGCCCATCGGTTTTTCTACCATGACGTTGACCCCGTTGTTGAGGCATTTTATCGCATTGATGTGATGGTGTGCATGCGAAGTGCAGATGTCTGCGCCGTCCAAATCCACAGTTGCGAGCATCGTATCGGTATCATCAAAGACAGCTGGTTTTTTACCCGTTACCGCTTTGACGCGCTCGGCGAATTGATCCGCCCGATCTTTGACTTCATCGCACATCGCGACGAGTTCGACTTTCCCTGGCTCTGTTTGATGTATTGTAAGATAGGCGTTGAGATGACCATTTGCCATCCCACCGCATCCGATAATTGCAATCTGAACCGCCATGATTTCCCCTTTTTGGTGAGAGTGTCAATCTGATGTGTTACAATACCACAGATGCGTTTTTTTCGCAAATTAAGGCATGTTTTTACGAACTCAGTTGTCCGCTAACAGAAAAGATTTCTTTGATTTCCTATGCGCTGCTAACGGTTAGCAAGCATATTGCAGCATCTTTGATTTAACTTGACAAGATGACTTTTGCCGTATAATATATACCCGTTGCTTTATTTGGATTATTTCGTTTCTTAGATCATTATATCAACATAACTTATTGGGTGGTGTTGCGTTGAAAATTCCATATACCGAATAAATCTTTGTTCACCGTAAATTTTTGTGCTACATGAAGAAACAGATGGATAAACCAGCGGCAGCGCTGGTCCTGCATGCCGTGAATATATCAATCAAAAAGTTGGGAGTGTTTTCAATTACAATGCTCTTCTCAATTTTGGGGACAATGTCTGCGTATTGCCAATTTGCAGATTTACCGCGCGATGTAAAAACAGTAGACATCGGTGTGAACGGCGACGCTGCCTCACAGACGCTCAGCCTAACTGCTGTCATCCCCCTTCGGCAAATTAATGGTTGGGCGGGTATTTTTAGTTCGCGCGCTTCTGGTGAAGGGACAGTACTATCTGAAATCGTCAAAGCGCATGCCCAAGGCGGTTTTCGTATAGGTACATTCGGCATTGAGGCATTCACAGATTTAGAGCGTGACATTACCAAAGGGAGTGCGCTTACATCGCAGATTGGTAGTTATATCCGTCCAGCGATTTATGAGAAAGACACACTCCGTGTATCAGGTGGTATCGGTTGCTTTCTTGAGAATATTCAACCGCATACAGATCTTGTTCTCAGGAAGTTTGATCCGACGACTTTTCGATGGTTGGCATTTTCGTCTATAGGGTGGCGGAAACTTAATACAGTGTTAAAATTCACGCCACAAATTGGCTTTAAAAACTTTCAGTTTTCAGCAGAACCCGCTATCACGTTTAGCCTCTCCACTCAGTTAGGCTTGCGTTTAAGTGGGTCCGTGAATTATAATAGTGAACCACTAACGGAAAATTGGCATTACAAGTATTTATCTATATTGCGATTTACATTGTAGCTGCATAAGTGTGTCCTTTGATGCGTGATAACCAGCATGGCAAGTCATCTCATAACACATATCATCCGCTTTTAAGGTGTCAGTGCCCTTGTGTAGCTATCTGTGCTAATTTTACTAAATGAAAGGAAAACTGGCGATGTCTTCAAACCCTGGACAACAAACCGGATCTGAACGCGGTATCAATACCTCACCTCCCCAACAAGGGCATGGCTTCGGGACTGCCCCTGTGTTCCTTGCCTCGATTAGTACTATCCTCGGAGCGATTCTTTTCTTGCGGTTCGGTTACGCTGTCGCCAACGTTGGACTCTGGGGCAGCCTAATGGTGATCATGCTTGGACATTTAGTGACGATTCCGACAGTCTTAGCGGTATCCGAAATTGCGACGAACCGTCGTGTAGCGGGTGGCGGTGCGTATTACATTGTCAGCCGTTCCTTCGGTGAAAGTATCGGAGGCACGATCGGCGTTGCCCTGTATATTTCCCAAGCAATCTCAGTTGCTTTTTATATCGTCGCGTTCGCGGAAGCCTTTAAACCTGTTTATGAATTCCTTGCGACCATGTATGAGTGGCAGCTTGACCTGCGTGTAATAAGCCTTCCTTGTACTGTCCTGATGATTATACTCATGTTGACGAAAGGAGCGGGTGTAGGTGTCCGAGTTTTATGGGCGGTATGCATACTTCTCGTTACATCAATTGCCGCGTTCCTGTTGGGCGATACCCCGTTCCTGTTAGCGGAAGGACAACAAGAAGAAGAAGTTCGAACTATAGGGATTAATCTCACAGCAACCATTCAGAACCCAGCCAGTTTCGGCACGGTTTTCGCAATCTGCTTTCCCGCTTTCACGGGCATGATCGCGGGGTTGGGGCTATCGGGAGACTTGCAGAACCCGCGGCGGAGCATACCGCTTGGTACAATCAGTGCGACACTCGCTGGCATGGCTGTATATGTGATTGTCGCTATCAAACTTGCCCAGAGTGCCTCCCCCGAAGCACTTGCCGAGGACCAGTTCATCATGTCAAAGATTGCGCTATGGGGCCCCGCAATCTATATCGGTTTAGGCGCAGCCGCCTTGTCCTCCGCGCTCGGTTCAATCATGGTGGCACCGAGAACGCTGCAGATGCTTGGGCGTGACAATGTCCTACCTATCCCTAAGCTGAACCTTCTTATGGGAAAAGGCAGGGGAGAAACACAAGAGCCGATATACGCCACATGTGTGTCCGGTATAATAGCGATCGTGTTTGTAGCCATCGGTGAGTTGGACTTTATCGCACAGATTTTGACAATGTTCTTCATGGTAACTTATGGCGCACTCTGTGCGGTCTCGTTCTTAGAACATTTTGCAAGCAACCCGTCCTACCGCCCCACATTCCATTCTCGCTGGTACGTGTCGGTTGTAGGGACAGTGATGTGTGGTGTGTTGATGATCCAGATAAGCGCGCTATACGCGTTCATATCAATTATGCTTATGGCGATAGTCTATCTCGGTCTCCGACGCGGTCACCGTGGGCAACGCGACTTAGCAGCCATCTTCCAAGGCGCGATGTTTCAGTTAACTCGGTGGCTACAGACGACCTTGCAAAAAAGCCGGGTCATCTCATCTGAAGGCGGCTGGCGCCCTTCTATTGTCGCAGTGACTCGGTTTGGGGAACGGCGGCTCGGGCATTTCGATCTCCTTCGCTGGATCTGCCATAGACACGGGTTCGGTCATTTTATCCGACTCTTTCACGGCGACTACTCGTTTTCTGGTGAAATCCAAGCACGTCTCAAAGTTGATGGATTAATTAAACGGACTGAGGTCAGTAGAGCAGGTGTTTTTGTTGATTCCCTAATTTCCCCGACATTCCAACTCGCGCTGGCACAAATACTGCAGATGCCCGGCATTTCTGGCTTGCCGAATAACTGTATTTTGCTTGAGTTTGACCGAGAGAATTCTGACGAGATTGACGAGGTGGTGCAAGGGTCTCAACTCGCTGCGAATTCACTCTTCAACGTCCTAATCCTACGGTCAACAGGATACCGTTTCGGCTACAAATCTTCTATCCATATTTGGGTAACTGAGGACAGCTTGACGAATGCGCCGATGATGCTTTTGCTGGCGTATATAATTGTCGGGCACCCAGATTGGAAACGTGCCGAAATCCGGCTCTTCGTCTGCTCCGATTCAAGGGACGCGGAACGCGAGGCAAATAAACTTTCGACCCTAATGCAGGAAGGTAGACTCCCGATCTCAATGCAAAACGTCACTTCTGTGTCATACGACAGCAAGGAGGCTTTAGAGGAAGAAGTCTCACACCGCTCCGAACAGGCTGACTTGACTATAGTGGGTGTAACGGCTGAAAATCTCGTTTCCGAGAACTTGGCACAAACATTGCGATCTTACAAAGGCGCGAATGATGTTTTGTTTGTCCATTCAATTGAGCAGATCTCGATTGATTAGCGAGTTTACATACCAGTTTTGCTAAACAGATAACCCAAAAGGGTTATACAAAGATGCCAACATTTTTCGCTAACGCTTCACAATGAGTTAGATCGTATAACATGGATCAATCACTTGAACAGATTACGAATTTCCTTAAAAATTCTCTAACCATTTTAGGCGAAGAGATAACAGTCCAGCAAATCGTTGCGTTTATCCTAATTTTGATAGCCATATTAATAGGCGCAGGATATTTGCACCGATGGTTCCGCCGCCTTTTCAATCGGCTCCGACTACCGCCAAATCTTGCAAACCGATTGCTGGCACTGTTATTTCTTATCGTTATGATTGTTGGGATTGGCTTGGCGTTTAGGATTGCAGACATAAACACCGGATTTCTCGGCAAAATTTTTAATTACCCAATCACAAAACTGTTTCAACCGCCGCAAAAATCCGTCGAAACCGAGACGGGTGAAGAGAAATCGTCCATTGCCGTTAATGATGAAAACCCCTTAACCTTGAAAAGACTTTTCTTGGCATTCGTGATTGTCTTCGGGGCGTTTATCCTGTCTAAGTATGTGCAATGGATGTTGCGACGGCAAGTCCTACAAGCTCTTCAAATTGCAAGACATACCCAATTTATTTTACTCCGCTTTATTCACTTTACTTTTCTTATTATCGGAGTACTTATTGGTCTCAGTGCTGTCGGTGTCAGTTTCACAAGTTTAGCGATAATTTTCGGTGGGTTAAGTATCGGCATCGGTTTCGGTTTACAAAATATCGCTTCAAACCTGATTTCAGGGTTTATTCTAATATTTGAGCGTCCTATTAAAATCGGGGATTTGGTGGAGATCATGGATGCTAACATATTTGGCAGAGTCAGTAGCATCAATCTCCGTTCAACGGTTATCGTTTCGCTTGATGAAAAGGAATTGATTGTTCCGAACTCGCAATTGGTTAGCGAAGCCGTTCATAACCTCACACACGATAATAACCTATTCCGCCTGCGTGTTTCGGTCGGAGTATCATACGATTCAGACGTAGAATTGGTAAAAACGTCACTTATTGAAGCAGCACATGAGCATTCAGAGGTGATTAAAGAGCCGGATCCCATTCTGGAAAATGTCACGCCGCCGTTCGTACGTTTTGTTAGTTTCGGTGAGTCCTCTTTGGATTTTGAATTGCTCGCCTGGATTCCTGATTCCTTTCAGCGTTTTGATGTCGCCAGTGATCTCCATTTTACGATCTGGGAAAAATTTAAAGAATACAACATTAAAATCGCTTTCCCACAACGGGATGTCCATTTTTACCCGAAGGAAAGCGACTCATAACACAACATCTGGATTGGGGATTAGTGTGCGGGTCGTTGATGTTAGATATATCAACGCTTAGCGCGGATCGGAATGTCGGATGACATCGCCTTTGACGAGGTAATAGACCTCTTCACTGATATTTGCGGCGAGGTCCCCAACGCGCTCTAAATGCCGGAAGAGGAGTAAAAGACTAATACCCGGTTCGATGAGTTTCGGGTGCTCACTTAAAATAGTGAGAAGTTCGTGGAGCATCCTTTCATAGATTTCATCAACCTCACCATCACGTTCTCGAATCTCTAAGGCAAGGTCAGCGTTCCGATTAACAAACGCGTCCATTACATCCTTCACCATCGTCTGAATGACTTGTGCAACGTAAGGTAGATCAATGAACGGTTTGACAGGCGGGTATTCTAAGAGCTCGATGCTCCGTTTGGCAATAGCAACGCTTTTATCGGCAAGCCTTTCAATATTGTGGCTGATTTTCATCACCATCATCAGAAAGCGAAGTTCCGAGGCTACGGGTTGGTGGAGTGCGATGAGTTGGATGCACGACGATTCGATTTCGTTTTCAAACTGGTCGATCGTATCATCCGTTGCGACAACGATCCGGGCTAACGCCTCATCTCGCGTTAATACAGATTCAATCGCTTGCCGTAACATCTGTTCGGCAAGTCCTGCCATTTCCAAGAGTTTGTGCTGAAGGGTTCTGATTTCTGCTTGTAACATATCTTCTTCCGAGACGAATTGAAGTTTCGGTTACCCGAGTCTGCCTGTTACATACTGTTCAGTTCTGTTATCCTGCGGATTTGTGAAAATTTTCTCCGTTGGTCCGAATTCGATTAACTCACCCCCGTAGAGAAACCCAGCAACGTCAGAGACACGGGCGGCTTGTCTTCTTTTGTTCGTGGCAAAGATAAGCGTGCATTCGTTTGTAAGGTCGCGCACGAGTGTTTCAATTTTGACGGTTTCTATGGGATCCAGTTCTCCACACGGTTCATCAAATATCAAAACTTCGGGAGCAACCGCCAAGGCACGTGAAATACAGAGAAGTTGCTGTTGTCCCGTAGAGAGGTGTTCTGGCGTTTCATTCAAGTTGTCTTCAACTTCCCCCCAAAGCCCTGTTTTTCGTAGATTTTCCTCAACAATGGTATCAAGGTGTTCTGACTGGTTTACGCCCGAAATCCGAGCACCATAGGCTACATTTTCATAAATAGAACACTGGAACAGTGTCGGTTTTCGAAATACCATTCCGATCTGTTTCCGAAGTGCGGTGGTATCTGTTGAAGCGTCCAAGAGATTGCCTTTAAAAAATATCTCGCCAGAGGACCTGAAATTCGGCGTAAAGTCATTTAATCGATTGAGACATCGGATAAGCGTGCTTTTACCACAGTTCGCAGGGCCAATAAACGCAGTTACCTGTTTCTGCTGGACATCAAAAGAGAGCGTACTCAGAATCTGCTTGTCGCCGTACCAGATATTTAGATTACGGATACTCAAAATAGATTGCTCTTTTTCACTCAGCATCTTGGTATCGCGAGCGGATTAGGAATTCGCGCCTCCGTAGTTAACTATGTTGCACTGAGTAGGGATTGTACATTTCAAGGGTGCTGGAGAAAATACTCAAGAACAGTGTTATACTTAAAAATAACATAAACCTACTGGACACTTCTCCGAGTTCAGTTGTGTAATGCCATGTGTAGATACCAACCAACAACGCTGCGGTAGCAAAGGCGCGCGACATGGCTCGGCAGCCACCAGCGAGTATTTGGGTGAAGGCGAGCGGTACAACTTGTCTTGTTAGGACTTGCCACTGACTCGCTCCAAGTGCGTAAGCCGCTTCACGGATAGGCGGTACGACCGAGCGGAGCGCACTTTGTGTTGTTTTAATTGTCACCGGCATTACCATAAATATAAAGGTTAACGATCCAGTGTAAAAGAGTGTGGTACCGCGCTGAACAGGTATTGCCTCAGCGTTCTGAGGTAACGGGAAAATCCCGGTCGCTTTGAGAGCACCAGCGTAAGCAAAGAAAAAACCGATTGCCAGGATTCCGTATAAAAGCGAAGGAATACCAGTCAAAATAGTGACTAAACTTTCAACCGAACGCCGAATCCAATTGGTTTTTGGGAGCCACTCTTCTAAGTAGAATGCGCATACCATCCCAAATAAAACTGCCAAAAGGCTAACTGAAAGAAGAATATAGAGATCGTTAAGCAGAATAGACATGGCATTCATAGTGTGAAAGCTTCTCGTAAAGATTCATTCCGCTAATCTAACAAGGTGAACAATATTCCGTAATTTTGCTGAGACTGCAGCGCGCGTAATACCTGCACTCAGACGGTTTATGGATTTTTCTTAACCGTACCGCATCTGTACATAATCGGCGGTTTTTTCGTGTACTGGGTCTTCAAACAGTGCTTGCGTCTCTCTGTGCTCAATAAGTTCACCGAGGAACATAAAAATACATTCTTTACTGACGCGCCGAGCCTGTGCCATGTTATGCGTCACAATTAGAAATGTATATGTCCCCGCGAGGATTTCCATCAATTCTTCAACCGCCCGTGTGCCCTTTGCGTCCAATGCGGAGCAGGGTTCATCCATCAGAATAATTTTGGGTTTAAGTGGCAATAGGCGTGCAATACAGAGTTTTTGTTGCTGTTCCAACTGGAGCGATGTCGCCCGTGTCTTTAATTTGTCTTTTAGATCCTCCCAAAGAAAAACGGAGGTGAGTGCTTCTTCTACAATCTCCTCTGATTCTGTCCGCGTGATGCTACGCATCGGGGAGTGGATACGTAACCCGAACAAAACATTCTCATAAACCGAGATCGGCAATGGGTTTGGTCTTTGGAATACCATACCAACCGCTTTTCTGAGTTCAGGTAGAGAGACATCTGGATCATAGATGTTTTTCCCGAGGACCTCAATCTTTCCTTGTGTGGTAACGTTCCCGTAACGTTCATTGACGCGATTAAAACAGCGCAATAGCGTTGTTTTTCCACATCCAGAAGGTCCGATAAGGGACGTTATCTGCCCGTCTGGTATTTTCACGTTGACATCAATGAGTGCCTGAAAATCACCATACCAAAGACTGAGATTTTCGGTTTCAATGCTATGATTTATGGGCGTAGTTTGCGAATCCATATTGCTATTATAGTGAAATCTAAAAATAAGTAAACATTTATTAGGAGACGCCCTTTGATGAAGTTATGGTGTCTCGTTAATCGTAAAATCTACTGTAGCCGTCAAAGTATTTCTTCGCAGCGTGCCTGCCGGATTTTCTAAATGATTTATCCAAAGGTGCCATTGACGTAGTCATAAGTCGCTTGATTTGTCGGATTATCGGAAAAGATTACATCTGTTGTGTCAATCTCAATAAGATCACCGTTAAGAAAAAAGGCGGTGCGGTTCGCTAACCGTTTTGCCTGTTGCACCAAATTCGTAACGAGCAAAATTGTCATTTCTGTCTGTAAAGTCTTGAGTACTTCTTCAATACGCATCGTTGTGACAGGATCAATAGCGATAGAAAATTCGTCGAGGCACAGAATTTCTGGTTGATGTGAAAGTGCACGAGCGATTGTCAGTCGTTGTTGTTGTCCACCTGACAATTTGGTGCCGAGCGTATCCAAACGGTCTTTCACTTCGTCCCAGAGTGCTGCTTGCTGTAGACAGCGTTCAACGATTTCATCCAATTCAGATTTCGTGCGAAGCCCTGCTGTCCGCGGCGCGAAAGCGACGTTATCGTATATTGAGAGCGGTAAACCAACTGGCAAAGGCAGGACCATACCGATGCGTCGGCGCAATTCATACACGTCGCCAATTGTATCGATATCCACGCCATCCAATTTCACAGAACCTTGCACCGTCGCCTCCGGT
The Candidatus Poribacteria bacterium genome window above contains:
- a CDS encoding ABC transporter permease subunit, encoding MNAMSILLNDLYILLSVSLLAVLFGMVCAFYLEEWLPKTNWIRRSVESLVTILTGIPSLLYGILAIGFFFAYAGALKATGIFPLPQNAEAIPVQRGTTLFYTGSLTFIFMVMPVTIKTTQSALRSVVPPIREAAYALGASQWQVLTRQVVPLAFTQILAGGCRAMSRAFATAALLVGIYTWHYTTELGEVSSRFMLFLSITLFLSIFSSTLEMYNPYSVQHS
- a CDS encoding phosphate ABC transporter ATP-binding protein, which gives rise to MDSQTTPINHSIETENLSLWYGDFQALIDVNVKIPDGQITSLIGPSGCGKTTLLRCFNRVNERYGNVTTQGKIEVLGKNIYDPDVSLPELRKAVGMVFQRPNPLPISVYENVLFGLRIHSPMRSITRTESEEIVEEALTSVFLWEDLKDKLKTRATSLQLEQQQKLCIARLLPLKPKIILMDEPCSALDAKGTRAVEELMEILAGTYTFLIVTHNMAQARRVSKECIFMFLGELIEHRETQALFEDPVHEKTADYVQMRYG
- a CDS encoding phosphate ABC transporter ATP-binding protein, with amino-acid sequence MENKIEISDLQVHYGDKPALNGISFDVRPNEILGIIGPAQSGKTTLLKVINRTLEFTPEATVQGSVKLDGVDIDTIGDVYELRRRIGMVLPLPVGLPLSIYDNVAFAPRTAGLRTKSELDEIVERCLQQAALWDEVKDRLDTLGTKLSGGQQQRLTIARALSHQPEILCLDEFSIAIDPVTTMRIEEVLKTLQTEMTILLVTNLVQQAKRLANRTAFFLNGDLIEIDTTDVIFSDNPTNQATYDYVNGTFG